DNA sequence from the Chamaesiphon minutus PCC 6605 genome:
ACTCGCTAGCACAGTATCGATATCGATTGCCCAGTTTTACCCAGACAGGTGCGGTCGAAATTACCTGAAACTTAGCTGGTGGCTGTGGCGAGAGTAACCCAGCGAACAACCCATCCTGCTGTTATGAATCAAACACTTACTGTCAATCTAATTTGGGGTTTAGTCCTATTCTTGGGCGTTATTATCGGTGGTGCCTTGTGGCTCGGTAACAAACGCGATCGCATGGCAGCCGCTTCAATAGATTCACAGGCACGAGTGCCAGCTACTGCCGCCGATGAATTATCAATGTCAGAGTCAGATCCCGATCGAGATCGGGCGATCGTTATCGAGGAGACAGAAGATGATGATGATGCCGAACCTCCCTATATCGGCTGGTTTTATTAAGATCGTTGACTATTAATTATTTTTACGCTCGGTTCGCTAATTAAATGGTCGATCGCACAGCGGTGACTGGTGGTATTGAGTGCAATTGTCATTATGATTGCAATTTTACGCTGATACTTATCCTCATATCTAACACTAAAAATGCTCGGAAATATCGTTCAGTGGGTAATTAACCGTCGTTGGCTGGTCGTAATCGCCACTGTTATCGTCTCATTGTGGACGGTTTATGTCATTCCCCAGATGCCGCTGGATGTGTTGCCAGCTTTTGCGCCGCCGCAAGTGGAAATCCAAACCGAAGCCCCCGGACTCGCACCAGAGGAAGTAGAATCGCTAGTAACATTACCGATCGAAAGTGCGATTAATGGTACGCCTGGAGTCACAGCCGTGCGTTCGTCGAGTGCGGCGGGAATTTCAGTAGTGCGGACGGTCTTTGGTTGGTCAACTGACATTTATCAGGCACGTCAACTGATTACCGAGCGACTGCAACAAGCTGTCAGTAAGCTACCGCCAGGAGTCGAACCGCCCCAAATGTCCCCCACCACTTCTCCCGTCGGGTTGGTGGTGCAGTATGCTTTTACCGTCGCCGATGGCGAGCAGAGTGCTAGTCCAAATTCCTTAATGGCAGCTCGGCGGATTGTCGATTGGCAAGTGACAAATCGCCTCCTCGCCGTGCCAGGAGTCAGTCAAGTTTTGGTGTTCGGTGGCGACGAGCGACAGTTTCAAGTACTAGTCGATCCCGTCAAATTAGCAGCTTTTAATATTACTCTAGACCAAGTTGCCCAAGCGACTAGAAAAGCGAATGTCAATGCCGCAGGTGGTTTTTTTATTACTCCCGATACTGAGAAATTGATTCGGGGGATCGGGAGGATCGAATCGATCGAAGATCTCCAGAAATCGACAATTGTATCCCGCAATGGCACCCCTGTTAGATTGCAAGATGTCGCTGATGTCCAAATTGGTGCGGCATTAAAACGGGGCGATGGTAGTTTTAACGGTAAGCCAGCAATTATCGTGATGGTGAATAAGCAACCCAGCTTTGATACGCCGACTGTCAGCCGTGCGGTGGAAAAAGCGGTCGCCGAAATTAAAGTTGGCTTGCCCAAAGATATTCAAGTTAAGACCACTTTTCGTCAAGATAGTTATATCGAATCTTCCGTCGATAATGTGCGTTCTTCGTTGATCCAAGGTAGTATTATTGCTGCAATTATCTTGATTCCATTTCTGTTGAATTGGCGAATTCTAACGGTGTGTTTATTAGACTTTTTCTTGACATTACTATTTGGGATGTTAGTCCTGTCATGGTTGGGAGTTGGTTTGAATACCATGACATTAGGCGGCTTGGCGGTAGCAATTGGCACGGCGATCGATGATGCGATCGTCTATGGTGAAAATACTTATCGTCGCTTGCGTGAAAATAAAGCTGAAGGCGATCCACTCACCCCGCTGGAAATCATTTTTGAAGGTTCTCAAGAAGTGCGCGATTCACTCTTAGGTGCGACGATTATTGGAATTATTGTCTTCTCACCAATCTTTACATTACCAGGGATTGAAGGGAAGATTTTCACCCCAATGGGGATTGCTTACTTAGCAGTAGTTGTCGTTTCTAGTTTAGAATCTCTACTTGTTTCTCCAGCTTTGTGTGCGATTTTACTGCCTGCTACTAAGGTATCACAGCGAGAACCGTGGCTGGCGAGATTTTGCAAGGCAATTTATAACGCGTGTTTGAATTTCTCGATGAAAAATCCCCTGTTAATCATGGGAACTGCTACGGTTTTAACCGTCGCATCAATGATAGTTATTCCCTCTTTTGGCAGAGCATTTTTACCAGAGTTTCAGGAGCAAACGATGGTAAATACACTATTGTCCTACCCAACTGTTTCCCTCGAAGTTAGCACCAAAGCGGGTCATGTCGTCGAAGAGTCATTGAAAAATGATAAGCGGTTTACATTCATTCAAACTCGTGCCGGACGCGCCGCTGGTGACTCTGATGCCGCAGGTGTGAATCTGGCTCACGTTGATGTCGAAATCAGTAAACTAGGGATGGAAGATCGGCAAGAATCGCTCAAAGTAATGCGCCAAGCATTCGAGAAAATTCCAGGTGCAGCCGCAAATATCGGCGGTTTTTTACAACATCGGATGGATGAAGTTTTGTCGGGGGTGCGAAGTTCGATCGCGGTAAAAATTTTCGGTTCTGACTTAGCCGAGTTACGGAAAATTGGGCAAGAAGTAGAAAAACAAATGGCAACAGTCAATGGTGTTGTCGATTTACAACTCGAACCCCAAATTCCAGTACCGCAGATTCAAATTAAATTCGATCGTGATGCAGCTAGTCGTTACGGGCATACAGTGGGAGATTTATCTGAGACGATTGAAACTGCCCTCAATGGTAGGGTCGTTTCTAAAGTGCTCGAAAATCAACAATCTTTCGATTTAGTTGTCTGGTTGAAACCCGAAGCACGGCAGAGTCTAGAAACCATTCGCAATCTCTTAATCGATACTCCCAACAATCAAAAAATCCCGTTAGCTAGTATCGCCAAGATCGAGCAAGGGAAGGGGCCAAATACTATCAATCGGGAAAATGTTTCGCGCTTAATCGTCGTATCAGCTAATGCCAAAGGTCGCGATATTCGCTCGCTCGTTTCTGAGATCGAAGCTAAAGTTAAAAGCAACGTCCAATTGCCGACGGGATATTTTATTCAATATGCAGGTCAGTTTGAAGCTGAAGAACGTGCCACTAAAAACATTTTAGTTTTTGGCGCGATCGCGTTTGTGGCAATTACTGTCTTGATGTATCTTTCCGTTAAATCTATCCCGTCAACGCTAATGATTATGATTAACTTACCAATTGCTTTGGTAGGCGGGGTCATTGCGGTGGCTCTGACGGGTGGCGTAATTTCGATCGCGTCTCTAGTGGGATTTGTATCCTTGTTTGGGGTGGCAACTCGGAACGGGTTATTACTAGTAGATAACTACAATACTAAATATGCCGAAGGAATGCCCATGAAGGAAATCATTGTTAAAGGTTCGATGGAGCGACTAAATGCCATCTTGATGACGGCTTTAACTTCAGGCTTAGGTTTAGCACCGATGGTATTTCAAGGCGGATCGGGACAGGAATTATTACAACCTTTATCGATCGTTGTATTTGGTGGTTTATTTACTTCTACTGCGATTACGTTATTGGTATTACCCGCTCTATATGCCAAGTTTGGGAAGCATTTATTTCCGAAAAAAGTGGAAGAACCCAAGGTAGAACAATTTTTCATGCACATATAAACTATACCAATCCCAACAACAATATTTGTTAGAATAAACTAGCTTAAATTCAACACTTGTTTAATTCTTAGATCGATCTTTTATCTAGTTTTTATCATCGAGAATTATATCGATTCAGTAGAGACGAAAAAGTTAGCTCGCTCTTCGGTTCGCCCCGATCCAGCTAGAAGTAGAAATGCAGAACATAACAGCCGACACATTTCCAGGACTAGAGATAGCTACCAACCATCATTACAGTATTGTTAGCATCACCTTTGCTCTAGAGAAAATTACGAACATTCAAGATCGGTAACAGGTACTCACGATGCTTAATACAATTGTCAAATGGTCGATCGCCCAACGGTGGCTGATAGTTATCGCTTCCCTGCTAATTAGCATCTGGGGGTGGCGCGTATTGGGACAAATGCCCCTTGATGTATTTCCTAGCTTTGCACCGCCGCAAGTAGAAATCCAAGCCGATGCGCCTGGATTAGCACCTGAAGAAGTAGAATCACTGGTAACACGCCCGATCGAAAGTGCCATCAATGGTACTCCAGGATTAGAATCACTCCGCTCCTCTTCAGCGGTGGGAATTGCTTCAGTCAAAGCTGTATTTAGCTTGTCAACAGATATTTATCGCGCTCGTCAACTCGTCACCGAACGGCTCCAGCGGGTGCAAAGTGTTTTACCCAAAGGTGTCGGACAACCAGAGATTTTACCCGTTAGTTCGCCATTGGGTTGGACGGTGAAATATGCCTTTTCGGGTAACGACATGATGGAAGTCTGGCGGGCGGTGAATTGGGATGTCCGCAACCGCCTGTTAGCCGTACCAGGGGTAAGTAATGTCTTCCTTTATGGTGGCGATGAGCGTCAGTACCAGGTGCTAATCGATCCAGATAAACTTAAAGCATTTAATGTCTCTGTTGCTGACGTTACCAAGGCTGTCCAGAATTCTAATGCTAACGTTCCTGGCGGATTTTTGATTAGTCCCGATCGCGAGATGTTGGTACGCGGGATTGGTAGAATTCAATCGATCGAACAACTCCAAAAATCGGCGATTAAAGCGATTAATGGCACACCAGTATTACTCGAACAAGTTGCCGATGTCAAAATCGCTCCCGCACTGCGCCGTGGCGACGGATTATTTCGCGGTAAGCGGGCGTTAATTTTGACCGTCACTAAACAGCCAGTCGCCGATACCCCTACAGTAGTTAAAGCTGTCGAAGCAGCAATGGCAGAGCTAAAAGCAGGACTACCTAAAGATATTACCTTTACTAAAACTTTCGACCAAGATCTATTTATTGAAGCCTCGATTAAAAATGTTGAGGAGGCTTTAAGAGATGGGACGATTATTGTTTCAGTAATCTTAATTATTTTCTTGATGAATTGGCGGACGGTACTGATTAGTCTGAGTGCTTTACCATTATCGCTATTACTCGGATTAATTATTTTAAATTGGACGGGACAGGGTTTAAATACGATGACGCTGGGTGGTTTGGTAGTCGCGATCGGATCTGTAGTCGATGATGCGATCGTCGATATGGAGAATGTCTACCGTAGGCTGCGAGAAAATCAGGTCGCGGCGAACCCACTACCACCGCTCCAAGTGGTATTTAATGGCTCGGTAGAAGTTCGAGTCAGCGTATTATTTTCGACAGTAATTATTGCCGTAGTATTTGCTCCGATCTTCGTACTATCAGGAGTAGAAGGACGGATCTTTACGCCGATGGGGATGGCTTATTTACTTTCGATTTTGGCATCTACATTAGTCGCCTTGACGCTCACCCCCGCTCTTTGTGCTTTACTTCTAGCCAATCGTAGATTACTTAGCTCCGAAACTTTCGTCGAGAAAATGGCACACCGTTTTTATCGACCATTGCTGCTATTGGCAATGAAATTCCCGAAGATAGTCTTGGGAATATCCCTAGCTGGATTTGTCGCTGCAATGGTCATTCTCCCTGGATTGGGGAAGGTATTTTTACCAGAGTTTCAAGATCGATCGCTAGTTAATGCGCTTACTCTCTATCCTGGGCAATCATTGGAATCGACAGACCAAGCGGCTCTAGCTGTAATGTCGGCGTTCAAAGATGATAAACGCTTTGACACCATGCAGTTTCGAGCGGGTTTCGCTCAAGGTGATGCGGATGTGGCTGGGGTAAATTCAGGTGAATTAGATGTCCAAATTAGTGAAGAGGGCGACAAAGATCGTGAAAAAACGATCGCTAGTCTCAGATCGGAACTCGACAAATTACCTGGGGTAGCCACTAATATTGGGGGCTTTATTTCTCACCGGATGGATGAGATCCTATCGGGAGTCAGAAGTGCGATTGCGGTGAAAATTTATGGCCCCGAATTACCACAACTTCGCACGATCGGGCAACAAGTGCAAACTGCAATGGGTGGAGTTGCTGGGATTGTCGATCTCCAGTTGGAACCCCAAATTCCAGTCAAACAAGTAGAGATTAAATTCGATCGCGCTGCCGCCGCACGGTATGGTTTGAGTATTGGCGACTTAGCCGAAACGATCGAGACTGGACTAAATGGGCGCACTGTTTCTCAAGTATTGGAAAAACAACAAACATTTAATCTAGTGGTATGGCTAGATGAGAAATACCGCAATAATTTGGACGTATTAGGTAATTTACTCGTTGATATTCCAGGCGGTCAAAAAATTCCCTTAGCGCAAGTTGCCAAAGTCGAATATGGTAGCGGCCCCAGTACGATCAATCGGGAAAATGTATCGCGATTGCTGATTGTCTCCGCCAATGTTTCTGGGCGAGACTTAGGTTCTGTAATTACTGACGTTCGATCGAAAGTCAAAGAGATCGCTCTACCCAGCGGCTATTACATTCAGTT
Encoded proteins:
- a CDS encoding efflux RND transporter permease subunit, which gives rise to MLNTIVKWSIAQRWLIVIASLLISIWGWRVLGQMPLDVFPSFAPPQVEIQADAPGLAPEEVESLVTRPIESAINGTPGLESLRSSSAVGIASVKAVFSLSTDIYRARQLVTERLQRVQSVLPKGVGQPEILPVSSPLGWTVKYAFSGNDMMEVWRAVNWDVRNRLLAVPGVSNVFLYGGDERQYQVLIDPDKLKAFNVSVADVTKAVQNSNANVPGGFLISPDREMLVRGIGRIQSIEQLQKSAIKAINGTPVLLEQVADVKIAPALRRGDGLFRGKRALILTVTKQPVADTPTVVKAVEAAMAELKAGLPKDITFTKTFDQDLFIEASIKNVEEALRDGTIIVSVILIIFLMNWRTVLISLSALPLSLLLGLIILNWTGQGLNTMTLGGLVVAIGSVVDDAIVDMENVYRRLRENQVAANPLPPLQVVFNGSVEVRVSVLFSTVIIAVVFAPIFVLSGVEGRIFTPMGMAYLLSILASTLVALTLTPALCALLLANRRLLSSETFVEKMAHRFYRPLLLLAMKFPKIVLGISLAGFVAAMVILPGLGKVFLPEFQDRSLVNALTLYPGQSLESTDQAALAVMSAFKDDKRFDTMQFRAGFAQGDADVAGVNSGELDVQISEEGDKDREKTIASLRSELDKLPGVATNIGGFISHRMDEILSGVRSAIAVKIYGPELPQLRTIGQQVQTAMGGVAGIVDLQLEPQIPVKQVEIKFDRAAAARYGLSIGDLAETIETGLNGRTVSQVLEKQQTFNLVVWLDEKYRNNLDVLGNLLVDIPGGQKIPLAQVAKVEYGSGPSTINRENVSRLLIVSANVSGRDLGSVITDVRSKVKEIALPSGYYIQFGGQFQAQEQATQTLLVAGAFSLIAIAILIYFAVNSIPATLMIMINLPLALIGGVIAVASSGGIISVASMVGFITLFGVATRNGLLLVDNYNHRLAQGLPLRDVIVEGSMERLVAILLTALASALGMVPLVIGSGAGKEILQPLAVVVLGGLFTSTALTLLVLPALYSLFGRFIVNKSSERTHELSPIPELD
- a CDS encoding efflux RND transporter permease subunit, which encodes MLGNIVQWVINRRWLVVIATVIVSLWTVYVIPQMPLDVLPAFAPPQVEIQTEAPGLAPEEVESLVTLPIESAINGTPGVTAVRSSSAAGISVVRTVFGWSTDIYQARQLITERLQQAVSKLPPGVEPPQMSPTTSPVGLVVQYAFTVADGEQSASPNSLMAARRIVDWQVTNRLLAVPGVSQVLVFGGDERQFQVLVDPVKLAAFNITLDQVAQATRKANVNAAGGFFITPDTEKLIRGIGRIESIEDLQKSTIVSRNGTPVRLQDVADVQIGAALKRGDGSFNGKPAIIVMVNKQPSFDTPTVSRAVEKAVAEIKVGLPKDIQVKTTFRQDSYIESSVDNVRSSLIQGSIIAAIILIPFLLNWRILTVCLLDFFLTLLFGMLVLSWLGVGLNTMTLGGLAVAIGTAIDDAIVYGENTYRRLRENKAEGDPLTPLEIIFEGSQEVRDSLLGATIIGIIVFSPIFTLPGIEGKIFTPMGIAYLAVVVVSSLESLLVSPALCAILLPATKVSQREPWLARFCKAIYNACLNFSMKNPLLIMGTATVLTVASMIVIPSFGRAFLPEFQEQTMVNTLLSYPTVSLEVSTKAGHVVEESLKNDKRFTFIQTRAGRAAGDSDAAGVNLAHVDVEISKLGMEDRQESLKVMRQAFEKIPGAAANIGGFLQHRMDEVLSGVRSSIAVKIFGSDLAELRKIGQEVEKQMATVNGVVDLQLEPQIPVPQIQIKFDRDAASRYGHTVGDLSETIETALNGRVVSKVLENQQSFDLVVWLKPEARQSLETIRNLLIDTPNNQKIPLASIAKIEQGKGPNTINRENVSRLIVVSANAKGRDIRSLVSEIEAKVKSNVQLPTGYFIQYAGQFEAEERATKNILVFGAIAFVAITVLMYLSVKSIPSTLMIMINLPIALVGGVIAVALTGGVISIASLVGFVSLFGVATRNGLLLVDNYNTKYAEGMPMKEIIVKGSMERLNAILMTALTSGLGLAPMVFQGGSGQELLQPLSIVVFGGLFTSTAITLLVLPALYAKFGKHLFPKKVEEPKVEQFFMHI